Within the Megalops cyprinoides isolate fMegCyp1 chromosome 10, fMegCyp1.pri, whole genome shotgun sequence genome, the region TCACCGTctttctccctatctctctctttccctctgtctctctccctcagcttgCGAGTGTCAATAGTTTTTTGGATAGCATCAATGACTACCTGAGAGTGAAAGACGATGAgcttgccctctctctgtctgctcaaCGGATTGAAGGATATGAAGTGATAGAGGGGATAAGTGAAGAAGTCGACAAGGTCAGGCTGTGCAAAACAGTGTTGTGTGGAAACAACAGTCTGTGCCTCAGAACAAATGCGTGTGCAATGAAACCAAATGATTGGTCTGTATCTCCTTCACAGCATATCCGTGAATTTTGCCGCTTTGATTTGACAAGCCCCATCCAGGGGGTTGGTCCCCATGAGATACGCAAACTACTATTGGAGGAGACACTGAAGATCCGAGAGAGGAAAGACAACAAGGTAGGTTCCACTCCATACAGCATGTTATGCTGTTCTCACCGGCCACATTCAAGTGTACCTCTCACTGTCGCATGTCAGCATGAAAAAGCTCAAAATGGTCATTTTCATCTCATCCAGCAATGTCAAAGGTCAAACGCCCTTCATTGTTTGCTTACTTGTTAACTCAGTGCACATTTACGCGTATTTCAGTTCCTTTTGTTGAGGTATATGATTGTATTTGAGCCATAGCTGTCAGTGCGAAGGCTTAAAACTAAGAAAACACGAATCCGCTTACTCTGGTGTAATAGCATCAGCTTTTTGTGGTCCAATGGCTAGGAAGCAGGTCAGTCGGAGCAGGACGTGGGCCATGGAGACAGGTGGATGGCCTGGTCATGTCATCAAAGCGTAAGCGGTGCAGAACTGCTCTCAGAGGACACGAGAGAAAGCAGCTCAGCAAGTGCATACCAGGGAGAGTAAATGCAGAGAGCTCTTCATGTAATCAGTTTTGTTTATCGCGTAGTTCAGGGGAGGAAAATATGCTAGAAGTATATACCGGTTATGAAATCTTTTTAGTCGTGGATAGGTTTTCTTTCTCCGTTTTCAGCTATAGTAGAGTAATAGGATAAccttttgcatatttttgtgtcACAGGGCTGTAACTGATGCCGTTCATAAATCTACGTGTGAACACTTCATCCGGTTTTCAAAAGCTGTTCACAAAACAGACTAAACTTGTCAAGTTGGCATACATGTCAGATAATTAGCATTCAAGTGTAGAATGACAGCAATCAGTGTGACATCAGTTTCAATGTGCTTGTTTGAGAAAATCAACGGTTTTCTGTTAGGTAATTTGTTATCTACATTATTAATGACCGTTCCCTAACTGTGTAAGAATACACAACGCCTCTGCTTAGAATTCACCAGCAATATGTGTTTGCACAGTAGCTCAGGTTTCAGTCTACATTGCAGCTGCAACCAGCTGCAGGATAGATTATTTAATTagcatatttactgaatatgGCAATTAACAGCTATTTGGTTTCTCAGACAGTCACAACTAAGAACTAACCTATGCGATGAGTTAACTGCCACTGGTTCTTTTTTGTGTCTAATCCTTTGTAGAATTGCAAGAAATTGGCAAGACATTTATTTCCTGCACCATTCTTTTGCATGAGCGAATCAAAACTTCCTGATACTTGACccaaatcaacaaaatgtaaaaacatttccGTTTGGCCAGAAGTGGCATATATGAgatggtacaaaaaaaaagcacatttagaTGTGTATCTGAAGCCGTGCTGATGTAAACACAGCATTGCTCACATTCCTGTGAGCGGCAGGACTTTTTCGTGGTAGCCCGACTGTCGCTGTGTGCCCTTGCAGCTGGAGGCggtcctgctgctgttttcgGATGTCCTGCTGCTGACGAAGGCGCAGAGGAAGTCGGAGAAGCTGAAAGTGATACGGCCCCCGCTTGCCCTGGACAGAATACGCTGCTCCGCCCTCAGAGACGGCTGTGAGTTCGGGATCCGTTTGGCGCTGGGGTGATAAATGTGAGCTCTGAGGGTCTGCcccgtttaaaaaaaactttaaatgagCGCTCAAAAAATGCCTCCGGGTGGAGATAAAATAATAACTTGTTAATAGCTAGCCAGGGGTCACAGTCTGTGATGTGTAACAGTCAAAAACATGTGTGAGATTCTTTTGCATAACCGTAACTGAGGCCAATGTCTCCAAAATGGGCTgccattttttgcatttccctGAGCAGGATGGGAAATTTAGCATTGCGTGACAGAGcaaaaggagttttttttttttttttttccgtggtCATGGCATTGTAATActttcaatttaaatattttcagccATGCTTTCATTTGGATTTTAATTTGAGTTTTTCCTTCttatggcagaaaaaaaagaaaaatctgtgctctgtgaatTCCCCCTTCCTCTAGTTTactcagtgcaccccccccccccccccccccccccggctctctTTCTCATAGGTTCATTTGTGCTGGCGGAGATGAGCGATTTGggctgtgcagtgagtgtgtacatgGTCACCACCCCCAGCCAAGACAGCTGCGCTTTGTGGGTCACAACCATACGCAGTGCACAGGTAGTGGGCTCATGCAAAAGTcaagattaattttttttttgcaacaaagcCTCTTCTCTCACTTGCGTCACtttttcctttaattatttttcttcatgcaGGAGTCCTTGGCAAccatgagacagagagaaacagcccACAAACTGGGGGAATTCAGACAGGCAGATATGTTGATAGAGAGACAGACTCCTCCTCTATTAGAAGCCaagggagagggtgaggaggaagagaaagaggagccaGGGAACTTCTCAGAGGTCGAGGAGGCACCACTTTCGGATGAAAGGCCAAAAGAGGAAACTACTGACAGACTATCAGAAAATGGTGCATTACCATTGgcagaaacagaaggagaaaataaCACGCAGAACCAgctgaaaaacatgaattttcTGTTGCTAGGCAGATACAATCCATGCAGCCAGTCAGCGCGTGGGAATTTTGCATCAAGATGCAGAGATGTGAAAAATATCCAGCGTGAGGTAAAGGGTGTGGTGATGTcaaaggaggaagagagtgaaAGTAACCAAGCAGAATATGCTGAAATTGTACTTTCAGGTATAAAAGAAAGAAGGGTCACCTGGAATCACTCTagatcaaaacatttattttccaacCCTGACACACATGCAACATCACAGAGGAACTCTACAGAGAGCCAATCAAATGCTCTGCAGTCCTCTTTTCTGGAAAAGGTGCAAAATGCAGAGACCTCACTAGTCCAGTCAGCACCAAGGCCTTCCTCTTTACCAGGTGAAGAATTCAATGTGGATACTGAAATCTACAAATCTGAATCTAAGGAAAGTTTGCAGAGAGGTAAATTCACCCGGCGAGATTCAGAGGGCCAGCTGTCAGACCAGGGTTCAAGAAGAGATTCCTGCCACAGCCAGTCAGGAGAAGAGTTTTTAACAGACACATGGAGGTTTTCTCGTAAGCTGAACTCGCCTCGTTTACGAAGGCGGCGGCCCATAACCGGTCAGCAAAGCCCCCCGCCACAGATGGTCAGGAAAGGTTCCTTGGACTCAGGGCAGGCAATGTTCACGCTTAACAGAAACTCGTCCTCCAACTCTGACTCTGACAGCCACCAAATCCTCCAAGGGGTTGCCCATCTGTCCGCTCAGACACCTCACTCTCCTTCTACGCTAAACCAGGGCTCCCTCAGAGTGAACAGAGGGGTGTTCTGGATTGGCCCTCTCCAAAGAGTCTCCCCGGATCCACGAACCTTCTCTGAGCCAGAGCTGTC harbors:
- the plekhg6 gene encoding uncharacterized protein plekhg6 isoform X3; the encoded protein is MDPGKPSPSSKSSALNVRGSDATQPEEVSPSIWASGQGDPGRDDEVERPWMVERDMESAVDGITALLNHRGAAEKQRFNTLGYQERSQLEALKQTLESFPTPSLPEWKGGGDANGVTLERSWTDIVHSHSTMSKTQRHQQEALWELIHTELSYINKLTIVTDLVIAALINLHQKGFLSEVKPQLLFSNLPSILHAHRLFWEEVMWPMIQEVRLTGKPFDPLKLEAGCLQFNERFFPYLQYCWEEEKIVDFTRRQIISNPQFHTYLTWVESHPQVDRMRLGDMQAKPHQRITKYPLLLKAILKTTEDALTQYSVRRMLASVNSFLDSINDYLRVKDDELALSLSAQRIEGYEVIEGISEEVDKHIREFCRFDLTSPIQGVGPHEIRKLLLEETLKIRERKDNKLEAVLLLFSDVLLLTKAQRKSEKLKVIRPPLALDRIRCSALRDGCSFVLAEMSDLGCAVSVYMVTTPSQDSCALWVTTIRSAQESLATMRQRETAHKLGEFRQADMLIERQTPPLLEAKGEGEEEEKEEPGNFSEVEEAPLSDERPKEETTDRLSENGALPLAETEGENNTQNQLKNMNFLLLGRYNPCSQSARGNFASRCRDVKNIQREVKGVVMSKEEESESNQAEYAEIVLSGIKERRVTWNHSRSKHLFSNPDTHATSQRNSTESQSNALQSSFLEKVQNAETSLVQSAPRPSSLPGEEFNVDTEIYKSESKESLQRGKFTRRDSEGQLSDQGSRRDSCHSQSGEEFLTDTWRFSRKLNSPRLRRRRPITGQQSPPPQMVRKGSLDSGQAMFTLNRNSSSNSDSDSHQILQGVAHLSAQTPHSPSTLNQGSLRVNRGVFWIGPLQRVSPDPRTFSEPELSMSAPRQSSQKKARLKTQRSASIPDIVVPDLLTTPGWSSAASIPQSSQPQGGPQPRTSSLEDILERARGRGRGQEGEKAKAGRRPTRNLLALDCLPFSSLSTPPSPSEGERETKPEDSELPRVHAPTEDGDEVRQEEGSDEERKLSFPLPDGASVDWLGWCVDDDEVMVRLVPEGSGGEGGAGEGGSRTLTLRDFRRISIQEDGECSEV